One part of the Coturnix japonica isolate 7356 chromosome 22, Coturnix japonica 2.1, whole genome shotgun sequence genome encodes these proteins:
- the LOC107323726 gene encoding WAS/WASL-interacting protein family member 3-like, which translates to MFPVPGLPPRPPPPRSVLQDGPPAPSPGTPQRLLVPRRVRQFSVLQARSDEEGAAGLKSLRAEGGGGGRTMGGNTSEETPGMGAGGGSAAAGGLLLRRVPTPNTYMDDPFRQPPTSTAPRPRCSNTERRESSQLRRPPSAGPGGSTVSLHGGEEGAAAQQRWGMDGRLQPPPPGSRTCG; encoded by the exons ATGTTCCCTGTCCCGGGGCTCCCCCCgcgcccccccccgccccgttCCGTGCTGCAGGACGgaccccccgccccctcccccggGACCCCCCAGCGCCTCCTCGTCCCCCGCCGGGTCCGGCAGTTCTcggtgctgcag GCCCGCTCGGATGAGGAGGGGGCGGCCGGGCTGAAATCCCTGCGggctgaaggaggaggaggagggaggacGATGGGGGGCAACACGAGTGAGGAGACCCCCGGGatgggggcggggggcggctcAGCTGCAGCGGG GGGGCTCCTCCTGCGCCGTGTCCCGACCCCCAACACCTACATGGACGACCCCTTCAGGCAGCCCCCCACATCCACggccccccggccccgctgctcCAACACCGAGAGGAGGGAGAGCTCG CAGCTCAGGAGACCCCCATCTGCAGGGCCTGGAGGCAGCACCGTGTCCCTGCATGGAGgtgaggagggggctgcagcacagcagagatgggGGATGGATG